Proteins encoded within one genomic window of Streptomyces taklimakanensis:
- a CDS encoding GNAT family N-acetyltransferase yields MEDVVVGPLDLAARVDDALAVQAVAFGLTDDEVGVRRHIVLRHAAFPGTRALGVTTPGGRLVGFVYGMPNDRAQWWSTVVEPYLRREGNVEWLDNAFVITELHVHPTYQKRGLGRELITAITDAADEPRSILSAIDTESPARALYRSLGYRDLARNVLFPSAPSPYAVMGAPLPLRR; encoded by the coding sequence ATGGAGGACGTCGTGGTCGGTCCCCTGGACCTGGCAGCCCGGGTGGACGATGCGCTCGCCGTGCAGGCCGTCGCCTTCGGACTGACCGACGACGAGGTGGGCGTGCGCCGCCACATCGTGCTGCGGCACGCGGCCTTTCCCGGCACCCGCGCGCTGGGCGTCACCACACCGGGGGGCCGGTTGGTGGGCTTCGTCTACGGCATGCCCAACGACCGCGCCCAGTGGTGGTCCACGGTCGTCGAGCCGTACCTGCGGCGGGAGGGCAACGTCGAGTGGCTCGACAACGCCTTCGTCATCACCGAACTGCACGTCCACCCGACGTACCAGAAGCGCGGCCTCGGCCGGGAGTTGATCACCGCGATCACCGACGCCGCCGACGAGCCCCGCTCGATCCTCTCCGCGATCGACACCGAGAGCCCCGCCCGAGCCCTGTACCGTTCCCTGGGCTACCGCGACCTGGCCCGCAACGTGCTCTTCCCCAGCGCGCCGAGCCCGTACGCGGTGATGGGGGCACCGTTGCCGCTGCGGCGGTGA
- a CDS encoding aminoglycoside phosphotransferase family protein: MASAPHVDPPRRLVRALGADSPWLASLPRLLAGSLARWELTAERVVAPGGRGSLVVLVRRADGTPAALKLRADGAAAEAAALARWDGHGAVRLLDAAPRDGALLLERLHAEVSLRSLPEAKANLEAASALRRLWVPPAPTGAEHPFTTVAEHTARAVDRIREHVPGEAGALVDEALEARSALLDDAPEELLLHGDFRQGAVLSADPGRAHWLVVGPDPLVGERAYDLARLVRDRLHDLGATSGASSLTRRRVRKLADSLEVDRERLRAWSLYRAVESASRHFAAGARADGEMLVEFAGWL, encoded by the coding sequence ATGGCATCCGCTCCCCACGTCGATCCCCCGCGGCGGCTGGTGCGCGCCCTGGGCGCGGACTCCCCCTGGCTGGCGTCCCTGCCCCGGCTGTTGGCGGGGTCGTTGGCCCGCTGGGAGTTGACGGCCGAGCGGGTGGTGGCCCCCGGTGGGCGCGGCAGCCTGGTGGTCCTGGTGCGCCGCGCCGACGGCACCCCGGCCGCGTTGAAGCTGCGCGCGGACGGCGCCGCGGCGGAGGCGGCGGCCCTGGCCCGTTGGGACGGGCACGGCGCGGTGCGACTGTTGGACGCGGCGCCGCGGGACGGGGCGCTGCTGCTGGAGCGGCTGCACGCCGAGGTGTCGCTGCGCTCCCTGCCGGAGGCCAAGGCCAACCTGGAGGCGGCCTCGGCGCTGCGGCGGCTGTGGGTGCCACCGGCGCCCACCGGCGCGGAGCACCCCTTCACCACCGTGGCCGAGCACACCGCACGGGCCGTGGACCGGATCCGCGAGCACGTGCCCGGTGAGGCCGGCGCCCTGGTCGACGAGGCGCTGGAGGCGCGCTCGGCGCTCCTGGACGACGCCCCCGAGGAGTTGCTGCTGCACGGCGACTTCCGACAGGGCGCCGTGCTCTCGGCCGATCCGGGGCGGGCGCACTGGCTGGTGGTCGGCCCCGATCCGCTGGTCGGTGAACGCGCCTACGACCTGGCCCGGTTGGTGCGCGACCGGCTGCACGACCTGGGGGCCACCTCCGGCGCCTCCTCCCTGACCCGGCGTCGGGTGCGCAAACTGGCGGACTCCCTGGAGGTGGACCGGGAGCGGTTGCGTGCCTGGAGCCTGTACCGGGCGGTGGAGTCGGCCTCCCGGCACTTCGCCGCCGGGGCGCGCGCGGACGGTGAGATGCTGGTGGAGTTCGCGGGCTGGCTCTGA
- a CDS encoding proline--tRNA ligase encodes MAARVQRMSRLMLKTLREDPADAETLSHRLLVRAGYVRRTAAGIWTWLPLGRQVLENVTRIVREEMDAIGAQEVLLPALLPKEPYEESGRWEEYGDLLFRLKDRKGADYLLGPTHEEIFTQVVKDQCASYKDLPVMLYQIQTKYRDEARPRSGILRGREFLMKDSYSFDTSDEELAESYRLHREAYVRIFTRLGMDHRIVSAVSGAMGGSASEEFLAPAAAGEDTFADCPSCGYAANTEAVTFPLAPAGDPLAHPPIEELDTPDTPTIETLADHLGVPASATLKNLLVKVDGEIWAVGVPGDREVDLGKLAEHLAPATVELVTAEDFTGRPALVRGYVGPQGLAGAAFRYVADPRVAPGTSWITGANKPDTHARNVVCGRDFEVDEYLDVVTVEDGDPCPSCGAGLKLDRAIEIGHIFQLGRKYADAFGLDVLGKDGKPVRVTMGSYGIGVSRAVAALAEQTADAQGLCWPREVAPADVHVVAAGKGTQIELALELADRLAASGVRVLVDDRAGVSPGVKFTDAELVGVPEILVVGRGAAKGLVELKDRRTGEREELPVEEAVERLTARA; translated from the coding sequence ATGGCAGCCCGTGTCCAGCGCATGTCCCGTCTGATGCTCAAGACGCTGCGCGAGGACCCGGCCGACGCCGAGACCCTCAGCCACCGGCTCCTGGTCCGTGCCGGTTACGTCCGCCGCACCGCCGCCGGAATCTGGACCTGGCTGCCGCTGGGCAGGCAGGTGCTGGAGAACGTCACCCGGATCGTCCGCGAGGAGATGGACGCCATCGGCGCCCAGGAGGTGCTGCTGCCCGCCCTGCTGCCCAAGGAGCCCTACGAGGAGTCGGGCCGCTGGGAGGAGTACGGCGACCTGCTGTTCCGGCTGAAGGACCGCAAGGGCGCCGACTACCTGCTCGGGCCCACGCACGAGGAGATCTTCACCCAGGTCGTCAAGGACCAGTGCGCGTCCTACAAGGACCTGCCGGTGATGCTCTACCAGATCCAGACCAAGTACCGGGACGAGGCCCGGCCGCGCTCGGGCATCCTGCGGGGCCGCGAGTTCCTGATGAAGGACTCCTACTCCTTCGACACCTCCGACGAGGAGCTGGCCGAGTCCTACCGGCTGCACCGCGAGGCGTACGTGCGGATCTTCACCCGGCTCGGCATGGACCACCGGATCGTCTCCGCCGTCTCCGGCGCGATGGGCGGCTCGGCCTCCGAGGAGTTCCTCGCCCCGGCGGCCGCCGGCGAGGACACCTTCGCCGACTGCCCCTCCTGCGGCTACGCGGCCAACACCGAGGCCGTCACCTTCCCCCTGGCCCCGGCCGGCGACCCCCTGGCCCACCCGCCGATCGAGGAGCTGGACACCCCCGACACCCCCACCATCGAGACCCTCGCCGACCACCTGGGCGTGCCCGCCTCCGCGACCCTGAAGAACCTCCTGGTCAAGGTGGACGGCGAGATCTGGGCCGTGGGTGTGCCCGGCGACCGCGAGGTGGACCTGGGCAAGCTCGCCGAGCACCTGGCGCCCGCCACCGTCGAGCTGGTCACCGCCGAGGACTTCACCGGCCGTCCCGCCCTGGTGCGCGGCTACGTCGGCCCGCAGGGGCTGGCCGGCGCCGCCTTCCGCTACGTCGCCGACCCGCGGGTGGCCCCCGGCACCTCCTGGATCACCGGCGCCAACAAGCCCGACACCCACGCCCGCAACGTGGTGTGCGGCCGGGACTTCGAGGTCGACGAGTACCTGGACGTGGTCACCGTCGAGGACGGCGACCCCTGCCCGTCCTGCGGCGCCGGCCTGAAGCTGGACCGGGCCATCGAGATCGGCCACATCTTCCAACTCGGCCGCAAGTACGCCGACGCCTTCGGACTGGACGTGCTGGGGAAGGACGGCAAGCCCGTCCGCGTCACCATGGGCTCCTACGGCATCGGCGTCTCGCGCGCGGTGGCCGCGCTGGCGGAGCAGACCGCCGACGCCCAGGGCCTGTGCTGGCCGCGCGAGGTGGCCCCGGCGGACGTCCACGTCGTCGCCGCGGGCAAGGGCACCCAGATCGAGCTGGCCCTGGAACTGGCCGACCGGCTGGCCGCGTCGGGGGTGCGCGTCCTGGTCGACGACCGTGCGGGCGTCTCGCCCGGTGTGAAGTTCACCGACGCGGAGTTGGTCGGCGTGCCGGAGATCCTGGTGGTGGGCCGGGGCGCGGCCAAGGGGCTGGTGGAGCTGAAGGACCGGCGCACCGGTGAGCGCGAGGAGCTGCCGGTGGAGGAGGCGGTGGAGCGGCTGACCGCCCGCGCCTGA
- a CDS encoding ABC transporter ATP-binding protein yields the protein MTFLRARGVVKSYGPTPALRGVDLDLAEGETLAVTGPSGCGKSTLLHCLAGILRPDAGEVLYGGQRLDTLSETARSLLRRTDFGVLFQFGQLVAELTAAENVALPLLLAGKGRREARAAALEWLERLDVADVADSRPGEMSGGQQQRCAAARALVTGPKVLFADEPTGALDALAGERLLGQLTRVAHEQRTSVVLVTHDASVAAYADREVVLRDGTVDPSGLGVDLTTTPHGGDR from the coding sequence ATGACGTTCCTGCGAGCCCGCGGGGTCGTGAAGTCCTACGGGCCCACACCCGCGCTCCGCGGTGTCGACCTGGACCTGGCCGAGGGCGAGACCCTCGCCGTCACCGGCCCCAGCGGCTGCGGCAAGTCCACCCTGCTGCACTGCCTGGCCGGCATCCTGCGCCCCGACGCGGGCGAGGTGCTGTACGGGGGGCAGCGCCTCGACACCCTCTCGGAGACGGCCCGCTCCCTGCTGCGGCGCACCGACTTCGGGGTGCTGTTCCAGTTCGGGCAGCTCGTCGCCGAGCTGACGGCGGCCGAGAACGTCGCCCTGCCGCTGCTGCTGGCCGGGAAGGGGCGGCGCGAGGCCCGTGCCGCCGCGCTGGAGTGGCTGGAGCGGCTGGACGTCGCCGACGTGGCCGACTCCCGGCCCGGCGAGATGTCCGGCGGCCAGCAACAGCGGTGCGCTGCCGCGCGCGCCCTGGTCACCGGGCCGAAGGTGCTCTTCGCCGACGAGCCCACCGGCGCGTTGGACGCGCTCGCCGGGGAGCGGCTGCTCGGGCAACTGACCCGGGTCGCCCACGAGCAGCGCACCAGCGTCGTGCTCGTCACCCACGACGCGTCCGTCGCGGCCTACGCCGACCGCGAGGTCGTCCTGCGGGACGGGACCGTGGACCCGTCCGGCCTCGGCGTCGACCTGACGACGACACCGCACGGCGGTGACCGGTGA
- a CDS encoding M50 family metallopeptidase → MTTVMTILGIVVFVVGLLFSIAWHELGHLSTAKMFGVRVPQYMVGFGPTLWSKKKGETEYGIKAIPLGGYIRMIGMFPPGEDGAIRQRSTSPFRGMIEDARAAAFEELQPGDEKRLFYTRKPWKRVIVMFAGPFMNLVLAVVVFVTTLMAFGISTQTTTVASVSDCVIKVSERTDTCPEGAPNSPAKAAGLKPGDTIVAFDGKEVTEWSDLQQRIRDTIGPATVTVERDGEREVLHAVLVKNEVAKSDGRGGYVEDEYVTTGFLGFSPATGVVEQTFPQAVDRMGDMMVSGVDALLGLPEKIPGLWDAAFNGAEREQDSPMGVVGAARVGGDVFALEIPAEQRVAVMLFLVAGFNLSLFLFNMLPLLPLDGGHIAGALWESVRRGFAKLLRRPDPGPFDVAKLMPVAYVVAGVFVCFTLLVLIADIVNPVRLTG, encoded by the coding sequence ATGACGACGGTGATGACCATCCTCGGCATAGTCGTCTTCGTCGTCGGCCTGCTGTTCTCCATTGCCTGGCACGAACTGGGCCACCTGTCGACGGCCAAGATGTTCGGCGTCCGGGTGCCGCAGTACATGGTCGGCTTCGGCCCCACCCTGTGGTCGAAGAAGAAGGGCGAGACCGAGTACGGCATCAAGGCCATCCCGCTCGGCGGCTACATCCGCATGATCGGCATGTTCCCGCCCGGCGAGGACGGCGCCATCCGGCAGCGCTCCACCTCCCCCTTCCGGGGCATGATCGAGGACGCCCGCGCCGCCGCCTTCGAGGAGCTCCAGCCGGGCGACGAGAAGCGGCTCTTCTACACGCGCAAGCCCTGGAAGCGCGTGATCGTGATGTTCGCCGGCCCCTTCATGAACCTGGTGCTGGCCGTGGTGGTCTTCGTCACCACGCTGATGGCCTTCGGCATCAGCACCCAGACCACCACCGTCGCCAGCGTCTCCGACTGCGTCATCAAGGTCTCGGAGCGGACCGACACCTGTCCCGAGGGAGCCCCAAACTCCCCGGCCAAGGCGGCCGGTCTGAAGCCCGGCGACACCATCGTCGCGTTCGACGGGAAGGAGGTCACCGAGTGGAGCGACCTCCAACAGCGCATCCGCGACACCATCGGTCCGGCCACCGTCACCGTCGAGCGCGACGGGGAGCGCGAGGTCCTCCACGCCGTCCTGGTGAAGAACGAGGTGGCCAAGTCCGACGGGCGCGGCGGCTACGTCGAGGACGAGTACGTCACCACCGGCTTCCTGGGCTTCTCCCCGGCCACCGGCGTGGTCGAACAGACCTTCCCGCAGGCCGTGGACCGCATGGGCGACATGATGGTCAGCGGCGTCGACGCCCTGCTCGGCCTCCCCGAGAAGATCCCAGGGCTGTGGGACGCCGCCTTCAACGGCGCCGAGCGCGAACAGGACTCGCCCATGGGGGTGGTCGGCGCGGCCCGCGTCGGCGGCGACGTCTTCGCCCTGGAGATCCCGGCCGAGCAGCGGGTGGCGGTGATGCTCTTCCTGGTGGCGGGCTTCAACCTGTCGCTGTTCCTGTTCAACATGCTGCCGCTGCTGCCGCTGGACGGCGGCCACATCGCGGGTGCCCTGTGGGAGTCGGTGCGTCGGGGCTTCGCCAAGCTCCTGCGCCGCCCCGATCCCGGCCCGTTCGACGTGGCCAAGCTGATGCCGGTGGCCTATGTGGTGGCGGGTGTCTTCGTCTGCTTCACGCTGCTGGTCCTCATCGCGGACATCGTCAACCCGGTGCGCCTGACGGGATGA
- a CDS encoding GNAT family N-acetyltransferase produces the protein MLTTTTRVVEPHELDDALAVLDREPVDNAFVASRVRVSGLDPWRLGGEMWGWYHRGRLESLCYSGANLVPVCAGPEAVRAFAERARRQGRRCSSVVGPAGPTADLWARLEPHWGPAREVRRHQPLMVADTLPEGIRPDPYVRRVRKDEMDVLMPACVAMFTEEVGVSPLAGDGGLVYQARVAELVGAGRSFARIENGKVVFKAEIGAVTPRACQIQGVWVAPEHRGRGLSVTGMAAVLRYALTEVAPVASLYVNDYNTAARATYRRVGFREVGAFMSVLF, from the coding sequence GTGTTGACGACCACCACCCGCGTCGTGGAGCCGCACGAGCTCGACGACGCCCTCGCGGTACTCGACCGCGAGCCCGTCGACAACGCCTTCGTCGCCTCCCGGGTCCGCGTCTCCGGACTGGACCCGTGGCGGCTGGGCGGCGAGATGTGGGGCTGGTACCACCGGGGGCGCCTGGAGTCCCTGTGCTATTCCGGCGCCAACCTCGTGCCCGTCTGCGCGGGGCCGGAGGCGGTGCGGGCCTTCGCCGAGAGGGCGCGCCGCCAGGGCCGCCGCTGCTCCTCCGTCGTCGGCCCCGCCGGACCCACCGCCGATCTGTGGGCCCGCCTGGAGCCGCACTGGGGCCCGGCGAGGGAGGTCCGCCGCCACCAGCCGCTGATGGTCGCCGACACCCTCCCCGAGGGCATACGGCCCGACCCGTACGTGCGGCGCGTCCGCAAGGACGAGATGGACGTGCTGATGCCCGCCTGCGTGGCGATGTTCACCGAGGAGGTCGGCGTCTCGCCGCTGGCCGGCGACGGCGGACTGGTCTACCAGGCCCGGGTCGCCGAACTGGTCGGCGCGGGCCGCTCCTTCGCCCGCATCGAGAACGGCAAGGTGGTGTTCAAGGCCGAGATCGGCGCCGTCACTCCGCGCGCCTGTCAGATCCAGGGCGTCTGGGTCGCCCCCGAGCACCGCGGCCGGGGCCTGTCCGTCACCGGTATGGCGGCGGTGCTGCGCTACGCGCTGACCGAGGTCGCCCCGGTCGCCAGCCTCTACGTCAACGACTACAACACCGCCGCCCGCGCGACCTACCGGCGGGTGGGCTTCCGCGAGGTCGGGGCGTTCATGAGCGTGCTCTTCTGA
- the dxr gene encoding 1-deoxy-D-xylulose-5-phosphate reductoisomerase, whose amino-acid sequence MTDSPAPLADPHLRHPAGTAGSPADGPRDIVILGSTGSIGTQAVDVVLGNPDRFRVTALSAAGGRVGLLAEQAHRLRVRTVAVFREDRADELREALRARYAPTEPLPEVLAGPEAACELAASECHTVLNGITGSIGLRPTLAALEAGRTLALANKESLIVGGPLVKALARPGQIIPVDSEHSALFQALMGGTRAEVRKLLVTASGGPFRGRGRAELRDVTPADALAHPTWDMGPVITINSATLVNKGLEVIEAHLLYDIPFDRIEVVVHPQSYIHSMVEFTDGSTLAQCGPPDMRLPIALGLGWPHRVPDAGPVFDWSTAMNWEFRPLDEEAFPSVALACHVGALGGTAPAVFNAANEECVDAFLSGGLSFTGIVDTVAAVVEEHGTPRAGEPTLEDVLDAEDWARARARELAARTARTTGATTAEARA is encoded by the coding sequence ATGACCGACAGTCCCGCTCCCCTCGCCGACCCGCACCTGCGCCACCCGGCCGGCACCGCCGGCTCCCCCGCCGACGGGCCGCGCGACATCGTGATCCTGGGCTCCACCGGATCGATCGGCACCCAGGCCGTCGACGTGGTGCTCGGCAATCCCGACCGCTTCCGGGTGACCGCGCTGTCCGCCGCGGGCGGACGGGTGGGGCTGCTGGCCGAGCAGGCCCACCGGCTGCGGGTCCGTACCGTCGCGGTCTTCCGCGAGGACAGGGCCGACGAGCTGCGCGAGGCGCTGCGTGCCCGCTACGCCCCCACCGAACCGCTGCCCGAGGTGCTGGCCGGACCGGAGGCGGCCTGCGAACTGGCCGCCTCCGAGTGCCACACCGTCCTCAACGGCATCACCGGCTCCATCGGGCTGCGTCCCACCCTCGCCGCGCTGGAGGCGGGCCGCACCCTGGCCCTGGCCAACAAGGAGTCGCTGATCGTGGGCGGCCCGCTGGTGAAGGCGCTGGCGAGGCCCGGCCAGATCATCCCCGTGGACTCCGAGCACTCCGCGCTCTTCCAGGCCCTGATGGGCGGCACCCGGGCCGAGGTGCGCAAGCTGCTGGTCACCGCCTCCGGCGGTCCCTTCCGGGGGCGCGGCCGCGCGGAGCTCCGGGACGTCACGCCCGCCGACGCCCTGGCCCACCCCACCTGGGACATGGGCCCGGTCATCACGATCAACTCCGCGACCCTGGTCAACAAGGGGCTGGAGGTCATCGAGGCGCACCTGCTGTACGACATCCCCTTCGACCGCATCGAGGTCGTCGTCCACCCGCAGTCCTACATCCACTCGATGGTGGAGTTCACCGACGGATCCACCCTCGCCCAGTGCGGCCCGCCCGACATGCGGCTGCCCATCGCGCTCGGCCTGGGCTGGCCGCACCGGGTGCCCGACGCCGGTCCCGTCTTCGACTGGTCCACGGCGATGAACTGGGAGTTCCGCCCCCTGGACGAGGAGGCGTTCCCGTCCGTGGCGCTGGCCTGCCACGTCGGCGCCCTCGGTGGCACCGCCCCGGCGGTCTTCAACGCCGCCAACGAGGAGTGTGTCGACGCGTTCCTCTCCGGAGGGCTGTCCTTCACCGGCATAGTGGATACCGTCGCCGCGGTGGTCGAGGAACACGGCACCCCCCGGGCGGGGGAGCCGACCCTGGAGGACGTCCTCGACGCCGAGGACTGGGCGCGCGCCCGCGCCCGCGAACTGGCGGCACGTACGGCACGCACCACCGGTGCGACGACAGCGGAGGCACGCGCATGA
- the ispG gene encoding flavodoxin-dependent (E)-4-hydroxy-3-methylbut-2-enyl-diphosphate synthase has protein sequence MTAISLGIPSVPAKLADRRVSRKIQVGSVAVGGDAPISVQSMTTTVTADIGATLQQIAELTAAGCEIVRVACPSQDDAEALPAIARKSQIPVIADIHFQPKYVFAAIDAGCAAVRVNPGNIRQFDDKVKEIAKAASDAGVPIRIGVNAGSLDKRLLAKYGKATPEALVESALWECSLFEEHGFRDIKISVKHNDPVVMVNAYRLLAEKCDYPLHLGVTEAGPAFQGTIKSAVAFGALLSEGIGDTIRVSLSAPPVEEVKVGLQILQSLGLRQRRLEIVSCPSCGRAQVDVYKLADEVTAGLEGMEVPLRVAVMGCVVNGPGEAREADLGVASGNGKGQIFVKGEVIKTVPESKIVETLIDEAMKIAEQMEKDGVLSGPPEVSVG, from the coding sequence ATGACAGCCATTTCGCTCGGAATTCCGTCCGTACCGGCCAAGCTGGCCGACAGACGGGTCAGCCGGAAGATCCAGGTCGGTTCCGTGGCCGTCGGAGGCGACGCCCCGATCTCCGTGCAGTCGATGACCACCACCGTCACCGCCGACATCGGCGCCACGCTCCAGCAGATCGCCGAGCTGACCGCCGCCGGCTGCGAGATCGTCCGGGTGGCCTGCCCCTCCCAGGACGACGCCGAGGCGCTGCCCGCCATCGCGAGGAAGTCCCAGATCCCGGTGATCGCGGACATCCACTTCCAGCCGAAGTACGTCTTCGCCGCCATCGACGCCGGCTGCGCCGCCGTCCGGGTCAACCCCGGCAACATCCGGCAGTTCGACGACAAGGTCAAGGAGATCGCCAAGGCGGCCTCCGACGCGGGCGTCCCCATCCGCATCGGCGTCAACGCCGGCTCGCTGGACAAGCGGCTGCTGGCCAAGTACGGCAAGGCCACCCCCGAGGCGCTGGTGGAGTCCGCGCTGTGGGAGTGCTCGCTGTTCGAGGAGCACGGCTTCCGCGACATCAAGATCTCGGTCAAGCACAACGACCCGGTCGTGATGGTCAACGCCTACCGGCTGCTGGCCGAGAAGTGCGACTACCCCCTCCACCTGGGCGTCACCGAGGCCGGGCCGGCCTTCCAGGGCACCATCAAGTCCGCCGTCGCCTTCGGCGCCCTGCTGTCCGAGGGCATCGGCGACACCATCCGCGTCTCCCTGTCGGCGCCGCCGGTGGAGGAGGTCAAGGTCGGCCTCCAGATCCTCCAGTCGCTCGGTCTGCGGCAGCGCCGGTTGGAGATCGTCTCCTGCCCCTCCTGCGGCCGGGCCCAGGTGGACGTCTACAAGCTCGCCGACGAGGTCACCGCCGGGCTGGAGGGCATGGAGGTGCCGCTGCGGGTGGCCGTCATGGGCTGTGTCGTCAACGGCCCCGGCGAGGCCCGCGAGGCCGACCTCGGCGTCGCCTCCGGCAACGGCAAGGGCCAGATCTTCGTCAAGGGCGAGGTCATCAAGACCGTGCCCGAGTCCAAGATCGTCGAGACCCTCATCGACGAGGCCATGAAGATCGCCGAACAGATGGAGAAGGACGGCGTGCTCTCCGGTCCGCCGGAGGTCTCCGTCGGCTGA
- a CDS encoding PadR family transcriptional regulator — translation MSTAAHVLLALLAAGPQHGYDLKKAHDRRFPRAKPIAFGQVYGTLGRLERDGLVEKRGQSREGGPDRTEFALTDAGREELRAWLETIETPAPYVSSSLLAKVVVALLVDGVEQARDYLTAQRRAHTARLRELTTVKTDPESSLGDVIAADFAIAHLDADLRWLHTTLERVADLHREVHS, via the coding sequence ATGTCGACCGCAGCCCATGTACTGCTCGCCCTGCTGGCCGCCGGGCCGCAGCACGGCTACGACCTGAAGAAGGCGCACGACCGGCGCTTCCCCAGGGCCAAGCCGATCGCCTTCGGCCAGGTCTACGGCACGCTCGGCAGGCTGGAACGCGACGGCCTGGTCGAGAAGCGGGGGCAGAGCCGCGAAGGCGGCCCGGACCGCACCGAGTTCGCCCTCACCGACGCGGGACGCGAGGAGTTGCGCGCCTGGCTGGAGACGATCGAGACCCCGGCCCCGTACGTCAGCAGCTCCCTGTTGGCCAAGGTCGTCGTCGCCCTGCTGGTCGACGGCGTCGAGCAGGCCCGCGACTACCTCACCGCGCAGCGCCGGGCGCACACCGCGCGGCTGCGGGAGCTGACGACCGTCAAGACCGACCCGGAGTCCTCGCTCGGCGACGTGATCGCCGCGGACTTCGCCATCGCCCACCTCGACGCCGATCTGCGCTGGCTGCACACCACGCTGGAACGCGTCGCCGACCTGCACCGGGAGGTGCACTCATGA
- a CDS encoding GNAT family N-acetyltransferase, with product MLIRRENPADVPAVRAVTGAAFAPGAEAPVPVEVTLLDELRDCDGWLPALSLVAQEPDGEVVGHVVCTRGRVGATPALGLGPLSVRPDHQGRGVGSALVHAVLGAADALDEPLVALLGDPGYYGRFGFRAATECGITPPDPAWGRYFQVRALSAYASEGSTPHGTFAYAEPFDRV from the coding sequence GTGCTGATCCGCCGCGAGAACCCCGCCGACGTCCCCGCCGTCCGCGCCGTCACCGGCGCCGCCTTCGCCCCCGGGGCCGAGGCACCCGTTCCGGTCGAGGTGACCCTGCTGGACGAACTGCGCGACTGTGACGGATGGTTGCCCGCCCTGTCGCTGGTGGCCCAGGAGCCGGACGGCGAGGTGGTCGGGCATGTGGTGTGCACGCGCGGACGCGTCGGCGCCACGCCCGCACTGGGGCTGGGCCCGCTGAGCGTGCGCCCCGACCACCAGGGGCGCGGCGTCGGCTCGGCGCTCGTCCACGCCGTGCTGGGCGCGGCCGACGCCCTCGACGAACCGTTGGTGGCCCTGCTCGGTGATCCCGGCTACTACGGACGCTTCGGTTTCCGCGCCGCGACGGAGTGCGGCATCACCCCGCCCGACCCGGCCTGGGGGCGGTACTTCCAGGTCCGTGCGCTGAGCGCGTACGCCTCCGAGGGCTCCACCCCGCACGGCACCTTCGCCTACGCCGAGCCGTTCGACCGCGTGTGA
- a CDS encoding ferritin-like domain-containing protein, protein MNSATRTTRTGRAANAPTRLRTPLPASADPAPEGAAALGALQAALAAEHAAVYGYGVVGGRIAEDRRDEARQAYDAHRARRDALRRAVRRTGGTPEPAAAAYSLPFAVPDGAAAVRLAAELEDRVAAVYADLVRAGEGELRREAAGALREAAVRAVRWRGTGVPFPGLAERSATASPESF, encoded by the coding sequence ATGAACAGCGCGACCCGAACGACACGGACCGGCCGGGCGGCGAACGCCCCCACCCGCCTCCGGACCCCCCTCCCGGCGTCGGCCGACCCGGCTCCCGAGGGGGCCGCCGCGCTCGGCGCGCTCCAGGCCGCGCTCGCCGCCGAGCACGCGGCCGTCTACGGCTACGGCGTGGTGGGCGGACGGATCGCCGAGGACCGGCGCGACGAGGCACGCCAGGCGTACGACGCGCACCGCGCTCGGCGGGACGCCCTGCGCCGCGCCGTGCGGCGGACGGGCGGCACGCCCGAGCCCGCCGCCGCGGCCTACTCGCTGCCCTTCGCGGTGCCGGACGGTGCCGCCGCGGTGCGGTTGGCCGCCGAGTTGGAGGACCGGGTGGCCGCCGTCTACGCCGATCTGGTCCGGGCCGGCGAGGGCGAACTGCGGCGGGAGGCGGCGGGCGCGTTGCGCGAGGCCGCGGTCCGCGCGGTGCGCTGGCGCGGCACGGGCGTACCCTTCCCTGGGCTCGCCGAGCGCTCCGCCACGGCGTCCCCGGAGTCCTTCTGA